The following coding sequences lie in one Rutidosis leptorrhynchoides isolate AG116_Rl617_1_P2 chromosome 4, CSIRO_AGI_Rlap_v1, whole genome shotgun sequence genomic window:
- the LOC139845541 gene encoding uncharacterized protein, which produces MDMDGCVPEDSQSEDNDLYLLDCKIHLVGFNASEMRRLVNMVRRGAGSHYMSLNEQLTHIVVGTPSGTEKKEVRSLSAMGVINVVRTVWLEDCEREKKEIPVTRRHVAYDLLLPKDSISYNKGSTCVVPIQKQGNPLTVQPPYLRYMLLSNHS; this is translated from the exons ATGGACATGGATGGTTGTGTTCCTGAAGATTCTCAATCTGAAGACAATGATTTGTACTTGTTAGACTGCAAAATTCATCTTGTTGGTTTCAATGCTTCTGAGATGCGTAGATTGGTCAACATGGTCCGAAGAGGAGCTGGGTCCCATTATATGTCTCTTAACGAACAGCTAACACACATAGTTGTTGGAACTCCCTCAGGAac TGAAAAGAAAGAAGTAAGAAGCTTGTCTGCTATGGGTGTCATCAATGTGGTAAGAACAGTATGGCTCGAGGACTGTGAACGTGAAAAGAAAGAAATTCCTGTTACCCGAAGACACGTTGCCTATGATTTGCTCCTCCCAAAAG ATTCCATATCTTACAATAAAGGATCTACATGTGTTGTGCCTATCCAAAAACAAGGGAACCCCTTAACTGTTCAACCGCCATATTTGCGTTATATGTTGCTGTCAAATCACAGCTGA